Sequence from the Candidatus Poribacteria bacterium genome:
TTTCGACTGAAAACGTCTCCGAATCCTATTTCATCGTGTCGGGTTTTGACGAAGTTAATGAGATGTCCGGTCGTTTGTGGGTGTCGTCCGGTGAGTAGCATGGAGCGGTAAGGCGTGCAGACGGGCGCAGTAGCAATCGCGTTTGAAAAAACGGTGCCTTCTTGCGCAAGTCGATCGATATGCGGTGTTTCAATCTGTGTGTCACCGTATACCGGTAACGAATAGGCACGGATCTGATCGGCGAGAAGATAAACGATGTTCGGTTTGTCTGTCATATTTTTCGTAGGGTTTGCAAGTTTCCAAAACCTGCTTTTGGCAGTGATGTTCCTTCAGGACAGGATTAGTGTGGACGAAGTTCAATCGTTCCGGTTGAGAATGAAATATTGACATCAAAATGCCTCAGAAAATTCAGACCTAATACACCATCTATAATTGAATCTTCAGGTAGATCATGGCATAAGACATCAATATTCTCAACAATCTCCCCAATTGCTGTCAGTTTCCGTACGGTAATGCGTTTCATTAACTCAATGCCACTGCCCGCGAGAATTTCCTCTTCTCTTGAGTTTGAGAGATCATATCCTAAATCTAAAGCAATTTTTGTTGGAATTGAGGTAGTTGAAACTCCAGTATCTAAAGCCACAAGTAGATCCCGGAAGTTATCCGCATTGATGCCTTCAACTTTAAGAGGTAGAACGATTAACCCAAACGAGAGATTAAAGGGAATACGCGCCATTATAATAAATAACCCATCCCTTCTGGAGGTTTACCAATATAACGTATTGCTGCACCGTCTTTGTACTGCCCGGAGGCG
This genomic interval carries:
- a CDS encoding retroviral-like aspartic protease family protein is translated as MARIPFNLSFGLIVLPLKVEGINADNFRDLLVALDTGVSTTSIPTKIALDLGYDLSNSREEEILAGSGIELMKRITVRKLTAIGEIVENIDVLCHDLPEDSIIDGVLGLNFLRHFDVNISFSTGTIELRPH